The Streptococcus viridans genome contains the following window.
TTTGGGTAAAGGTCTTACTATTTGGCAACCATTTGTTGTTGACCAGGACAGAGTAATCTTGCTTGGGAATCAAGGACGCCGGCACAAAGAAGTAATAGGTATTGTTGGAACGTGGAATGACCTTATAGCGGATAATACCTTCCTTAGAAGAATCTGCCCGTCGATAGACGGCCTCTCCTGTCTCCTTGTTGACCTTTTCTTCTATTAAATTCTCCGTTTCAATCCCAGTGAAAGCCAAGGGTTTGAAATACTCTACATAATCGCCTGTGTTCTTTTGATGGCCTTCCATCGAGTTGAGGATAATGTTCTGGTTGGCAAAGGCATTATTAGCCCCAAACTGAATATTCTTCACGAGGGAATTGGTCCCATAGGCCAAAGGGAAGGAATGAGGGTTTTTATAGACGACAAAGCGATTGTCTTCATAGACTGTCTCTGTGTAGTAACGCCCCATGTCAAAGCGGTTGGTAAAACGATAGAAATACATCTTTTCTGGATGTGCTTCCATCTCTTTTGGATCGAACTCCTTGGCATGCATGTAATAGCGAACACCGTACAAGGCATCCGTCAAAGGCGTCCCATTGGTATACTCTGTGGCTGCATTGACCCCTAGATCTCCCATGTAAGCAAAGTGGTCCATGGTCGACCGTTCTAAGCTCGAGCTGAAGGTACTCAAGCCCGGATAAGATACCAAGGATGGGACTGTTCGAGAATAGGCAAAGTCGGTCGCAATCCGGTAAAACTTCTCATCCGCATCAGCCTGGACCTTGTCCGTCACACGCTTGACCGAGACAGCAGCATCTGCAAACTTATGGACACTGTCATAGCCTAAGGTCACCTGAGAGAGATAGGCATTGTAGCCCAGCTCAAAAAAGGTCAAGGCGGATAAGATCACGACTGACAAGCGAGACCATTTTTGGTTCAAGACCAGAAGGACAAGCAAGTATATCAGAACGGTGATCCCGACTTGGGACAACAAATAACCTGCTTTTAGAAGAACAAGGGCAAGGACAAGGAAGCCAGCTGTCCAGCCAATCCGAATGAGCTTTTCTTTCTGGCTCTTCTTGGACTTGTCCCAATAGCTATAAAAGCCATAGGAGGCAACAACCAGGAGCGCCAACAAATGAAGGGCGGTAAAGCGGGTGATGTAACGGGTGACACCAGACGGTTGAAGTTTGGCAATGAAGCTATAGTTCTGCGAATAGACATAGACAACTGCCAACGCTAACACCAGACCAATCACTAGGTTGGCCAGGCGAGAAAGCACCATTTTTTCTTTCATCGCTTGGTAGGCCAGAATGAGCATAAAGAAAGAGAATAGCCAAGAGAAGCGGAAAAAGAAACCAGCTGGATTTTGCCCCATATGCCAAATCTTGCTGACGAATTCATTGACAAAAGAAATAAAGAAGACGAGGGTGACCAGACCGGCAGCCCACTTCTTGACTCTGACAACTTTTTTCGACAAGAAATAGGATACAAAGCCTAGTAGGCCCAAAGCTCCGATATAGATATTGGGAAGGTTTGGCCCCGCAGACCAGCCTGAGGTGTTATCAAAGCCACCCACAACTAGCTTGGCAAAAATATCTAAGGGATTTATTTGAAAGGCCAATGAGAAGGTCATCCCTCCTCCGACCTGGCCCTTACTTTCAATGAGGTTGAAAAAGACCGGTAAGAGAATGACTGAGGCTAGCGCAATCCCGATAATCGAATAGATCACTGCCTGCAAGAGGGGAAGACTGACGTTTCTTATTTTCTTCTTCCAATCTCCTTCGACCGTCAGCCTTGGCGATACATAGTAGCATGCATACAAGGCGATGAAAATGGAGATCATATAGCCCATATAGAATTGGAGCAAGACGGTCAAGCCTAAGGCAAAGGCATAGCGATAGGGAGCGCCTCCATCCAATAGTTCTTCTAGGTAGACGATGACGATGGGAAGCATGATCATGGCATCATAGAAAATGACATTCATCTGATACGACACCAGCATCCCTGACAGAGCATAAGCCGTCGCAAAGAGGGGCACCAGCCATTTCCTAGACTCCAAGCCCTTATACCGCTTGATCAAAAGGAAGGCAAAGGCCATCCCAATAGCTCCGTAACGAA
Protein-coding sequences here:
- the pgfM1 gene encoding glycosyltransferase PgfM1, which produces MFVWTKPWQELWKRKPKGLLYAFSAMLPMAIMLVVWAFMGTFPFGDKSLMAVDFGQQYISFFGLLKNAVLSGDLSSLSYSFTKSLGGDMIGVLGYYLMSPFNIIYILTPLKYFGFAVFLTIWLRYGAIGMAFAFLLIKRYKGLESRKWLVPLFATAYALSGMLVSYQMNVIFYDAMIMLPIVIVYLEELLDGGAPYRYAFALGLTVLLQFYMGYMISIFIALYACYYVSPRLTVEGDWKKKIRNVSLPLLQAVIYSIIGIALASVILLPVFFNLIESKGQVGGGMTFSLAFQINPLDIFAKLVVGGFDNTSGWSAGPNLPNIYIGALGLLGFVSYFLSKKVVRVKKWAAGLVTLVFFISFVNEFVSKIWHMGQNPAGFFFRFSWLFSFFMLILAYQAMKEKMVLSRLANLVIGLVLALAVVYVYSQNYSFIAKLQPSGVTRYITRFTALHLLALLVVASYGFYSYWDKSKKSQKEKLIRIGWTAGFLVLALVLLKAGYLLSQVGITVLIYLLVLLVLNQKWSRLSVVILSALTFFELGYNAYLSQVTLGYDSVHKFADAAVSVKRVTDKVQADADEKFYRIATDFAYSRTVPSLVSYPGLSTFSSSLERSTMDHFAYMGDLGVNAATEYTNGTPLTDALYGVRYYMHAKEFDPKEMEAHPEKMYFYRFTNRFDMGRYYTETVYEDNRFVVYKNPHSFPLAYGTNSLVKNIQFGANNAFANQNIILNSMEGHQKNTGDYVEYFKPLAFTGIETENLIEEKVNKETGEAVYRRADSSKEGIIRYKVIPRSNNTYYFFVPASLIPKQDYSVLVNNKWLPNSKTFTQRQIWQLTDMTENQESVIEFRFRTDTIDMSQAGVYRAELDQIQEVLEKRKQQGLKVTKFSNTHIEGEVTITDDSDVMMTSIPYSAGWQVKVDGQAVTTERAWNSFLSFPITKGKHQVEFVFKTRGSLIGALLSIVAVMSLVIIRKRWKEEHS